One Sandaracinaceae bacterium genomic region harbors:
- a CDS encoding protein kinase: MTALEDEAAPVDEASSGEEPIVEEAVEHPRRMLDRYEIVAEIARGGMGTVLLARLAGAGGFERLMAIKLMHEHLAEDQAFVTMLLDEARTAANIHHPNAVGIVDVAESPLGYYLVMSYVEGFTLADLVGHPELSDRDRIRYGLRCLVDACHGLHAAHTTKNARGEALEIVHRDVSPQNVLVGLDGVGRIVDFGIALAASRIAASRPGVLKGKPSYMAPEQAQSESCDARADVFTLGIILWEILCGRRLFQAEMDVATLLQVMTAEIPPPSSEQPLCTEAMEAVAMKALQRDLSARYGDARSLAAELEAAASAAGLIATTHEVADALSELFEERIAAKREAIRHHLSSSIGEPKPLEPGQLHLVPKLHDLSPSPRSGVTRETQSGVRDVDPHARTGVSAPPPAAETRPGRPSRLEEAAEKPALAAPSPAKSSPPRWLWIAVGVALLAMIGGWLALRPWAPTEEPAPRAAGDTPEPSPIVPEEPEAEPEGGEPSAVAELEAEAQEQDEEEEAAPTDPAPEAEPERPLEAEPERRPTPRVRRPRPPSEPAPSAPTGPTLETNPYMTR, encoded by the coding sequence ATGACCGCGCTCGAGGACGAAGCGGCGCCCGTGGACGAAGCCTCCTCCGGCGAGGAGCCCATCGTGGAAGAGGCCGTCGAACACCCGCGCCGCATGCTCGACCGCTACGAGATCGTGGCCGAGATCGCGCGCGGCGGCATGGGGACCGTGCTCCTCGCGCGGCTCGCCGGGGCCGGCGGCTTCGAGCGCCTGATGGCCATCAAGCTCATGCACGAGCACCTCGCGGAGGACCAGGCCTTCGTGACGATGCTGCTCGACGAAGCGCGCACCGCCGCGAACATCCATCACCCGAACGCGGTGGGCATCGTCGACGTGGCCGAGAGCCCGCTCGGCTACTACCTGGTGATGAGCTACGTCGAGGGCTTCACCCTCGCCGACCTCGTGGGTCACCCCGAGCTGAGCGATCGCGACCGCATCCGCTATGGCCTCCGATGCCTCGTCGACGCGTGCCACGGCCTCCACGCCGCCCACACCACGAAGAACGCGCGCGGAGAGGCGCTCGAGATCGTGCACCGCGACGTCTCGCCGCAGAACGTGCTCGTCGGCCTCGACGGCGTCGGGCGCATCGTCGACTTCGGCATCGCGCTCGCGGCCTCGCGCATCGCCGCCTCGCGCCCCGGCGTGCTCAAGGGCAAGCCTTCTTACATGGCGCCCGAGCAGGCGCAGAGCGAGTCCTGTGACGCCCGCGCCGACGTGTTCACGCTCGGCATCATCCTCTGGGAGATCCTCTGCGGGCGACGCCTCTTCCAGGCGGAGATGGACGTCGCGACCTTGCTCCAGGTGATGACGGCGGAGATCCCGCCTCCCTCGAGCGAGCAGCCCCTGTGCACGGAGGCGATGGAGGCGGTGGCGATGAAGGCGCTCCAGCGCGACCTCTCGGCCCGCTACGGAGACGCGCGCTCGCTCGCGGCGGAGCTCGAGGCGGCGGCGAGCGCGGCGGGGCTCATCGCGACCACCCACGAGGTGGCCGACGCGCTCTCGGAGCTCTTCGAGGAGCGGATCGCGGCCAAGCGCGAGGCCATCCGCCACCACCTGTCGAGCTCCATCGGTGAGCCGAAGCCGCTCGAGCCGGGGCAGCTGCACCTCGTCCCGAAGCTCCACGATCTGTCACCGTCGCCGCGCTCCGGGGTCACGCGAGAGACCCAGAGCGGCGTGCGCGACGTCGACCCGCACGCGCGCACGGGCGTGAGCGCGCCGCCGCCCGCGGCGGAGACCCGACCAGGGCGGCCGTCACGCCTCGAGGAAGCCGCCGAAAAGCCCGCGCTCGCGGCGCCTTCTCCGGCGAAGTCGTCCCCGCCCCGCTGGCTCTGGATCGCGGTGGGTGTCGCGCTGCTCGCGATGATCGGCGGGTGGCTCGCGCTCCGGCCCTGGGCTCCCACCGAGGAGCCTGCTCCCCGCGCGGCCGGAGACACGCCCGAGCCGAGCCCGATCGTCCCCGAAGAGCCCGAGGCGGAGCCGGAGGGAGGCGAGCCGTCCGCGGTCGCCGAGCTCGAGGCGGAGGCCCAAGAGCAAGACGAGGAAGAAGAGGCAGCGCCCACCGACCCCGCACCGGAAGCGGAGCCGGAGCGCCCGCTCGAGGCGGAGCCGGAGCGCCGCCCCACGCCTCGCGTCCGCCGTCCCCGTCCTCCGAGCGAGCCCGCCCCGTCGGCGCCGACCGGCCCGACGCTCGAGACCAACCCCTACATGACCCGCTGA
- a CDS encoding four helix bundle protein translates to MLRITEESIVWLRSMKPIWEEVAKHDKNLARQMRDSAASVVGNLAEGEKRVGGHERERFGTAYGSAGETRVWLLSAAALGYVSDEAVEGPADWADKARATMWKLMHRG, encoded by the coding sequence ATGCTCCGAATTACCGAAGAGTCGATCGTCTGGCTGCGCTCGATGAAGCCGATCTGGGAAGAGGTGGCGAAGCACGACAAGAACCTCGCTCGGCAGATGCGGGACAGCGCGGCGAGCGTGGTGGGGAACCTGGCCGAAGGTGAGAAACGGGTCGGCGGACATGAGCGCGAGCGGTTCGGGACGGCCTACGGCTCGGCGGGCGAGACCCGGGTGTGGCTGCTCTCCGCGGCGGCGCTGGGGTACGTGAGCGACGAGGCGGTCGAAGGGCCTGCGGACTGGGCGGACAAGGCGCGCGCGACGATGTGGAAGTTGATGCATCGCGGGTGA
- a CDS encoding outer membrane protein transport protein: protein MRTLFLILLGALFAAPAAAQPMDTYGMGSRSIALGGAVTADVEDFSANYYNPAGLVRSGELRVGVGWFGAHHMFEVDGLDSNVDPVHGIVLGVNVPGRIDDFRFAFGLGVHLNDQRVSRTRTLPRERPRWELYDNRGQRTYLSTHLSIQPVEWLRIGGGIAFLSYSKNNLLIRGDIDFASPSINSRLEHQLTAELITIRYPQVGVQVQPTDWLNFGLVYRGEYALDNTLVAEVGTLDPNGRPSISARDATRIVVGEVVIPGYLSLLSQSVNAYVPHQISFGASVDPIPGLHISLEATYLFWSLYQSPIGSSAIDLRIEVPPELRDTIMVPDSLTQGIPADANFSDRIVPRIGVEYTAVTNTDLVFQVRAGYFYENSPAPNQSGAFNLIDTDRHAWSVGAGLELLQLRPVLPGSLALDVHFQYAWLPSRTMTKDSPIDPIGDYTAGGHMIAGGATIEARFE, encoded by the coding sequence ATGCGTACGCTCTTCCTCATCCTGCTCGGCGCGCTCTTCGCCGCCCCCGCCGCAGCGCAGCCGATGGACACCTACGGCATGGGGTCGCGCTCGATCGCGCTCGGCGGCGCGGTCACCGCGGACGTCGAAGACTTCAGCGCCAACTACTACAACCCGGCCGGCCTCGTCCGGAGCGGCGAGCTGCGGGTGGGCGTGGGCTGGTTCGGCGCCCACCACATGTTCGAGGTCGACGGCCTCGACTCCAACGTCGACCCCGTGCACGGGATCGTGCTCGGCGTGAACGTGCCGGGTCGCATCGACGACTTCCGGTTCGCGTTCGGGCTCGGCGTGCACCTCAACGACCAGCGGGTCTCGCGCACGCGCACCCTGCCGCGAGAACGCCCGCGCTGGGAGCTCTACGACAACCGCGGCCAGCGCACCTACCTCTCGACGCACCTGTCGATCCAGCCCGTGGAGTGGCTGCGGATCGGCGGCGGCATCGCGTTCCTCAGCTACTCGAAGAACAACCTGCTCATCCGCGGCGACATCGACTTCGCCTCTCCGAGCATCAACTCGCGGCTCGAGCACCAGCTCACGGCCGAGCTGATCACCATCCGCTACCCGCAGGTCGGCGTGCAGGTGCAGCCCACCGACTGGCTGAACTTCGGGCTCGTCTACCGAGGCGAGTACGCGCTCGACAACACGCTCGTGGCGGAGGTCGGCACGCTGGACCCGAACGGCCGGCCGAGCATCTCGGCGCGGGACGCGACGCGCATCGTCGTCGGCGAGGTCGTGATCCCCGGCTACCTCTCGCTCCTGTCCCAGTCGGTCAACGCCTACGTGCCGCACCAGATCAGCTTCGGCGCGAGCGTCGACCCGATCCCGGGGCTGCACATCTCGCTCGAGGCGACCTACCTCTTCTGGTCGCTCTACCAGAGCCCCATCGGCTCGAGCGCGATCGACCTGCGCATCGAGGTGCCGCCCGAGCTGCGGGACACGATCATGGTCCCCGACTCGCTGACGCAGGGCATCCCCGCGGACGCCAACTTCTCGGACCGCATCGTGCCGCGCATCGGCGTGGAGTACACGGCGGTGACCAACACCGACCTCGTGTTCCAGGTGCGCGCCGGCTACTTCTACGAGAACAGCCCGGCCCCCAACCAGTCCGGCGCGTTCAACCTGATCGACACCGACCGACACGCCTGGAGCGTGGGCGCGGGGCTCGAATTGCTCCAGCTCCGGCCCGTCCTGCCCGGCTCGCTCGCGCTGGACGTGCACTTCCAGTACGCGTGGCTGCCGTCGCGCACCATGACCAAGGACTCGCCGATCGACCCCATCGGTGACTACACCGCCGGGGGCCACATGATCGCCGGCGGCGCGACGATCGAAGCGAGGTTCGAATGA
- the eat gene encoding ethanolamine permease, with product MEHDERGVSYEKVDAAYFAERGLKRYARVWSLWALGVGAVISGDFFGWNFGLASGGFGGMLVATGIITVMYAGLCFSIAEMSPALPHTGGAYSFARTAMGPWGAFVTGLAENMEYILTPAVIVVAIGSYLGAIFGTPDHLDPLWWLLAYGVFVGLNVFGVEASFRFTVVITFVALGILVLFYVTAIPHFDLSRALDIPAAEGGDAWFPQGWGGVLGALPFAIWFYLAIEELPLAAEEAHDPVRDMPKGILLGLLTLVIAAFLTLVMNTAIAPGANAIAASEEPLLVGLQTTLGEGVASWLALFAVAGLVASFHTIVFAYGRQIYSLSRAGYFPRWLSKTHPVRKTPHVALIAGATLGFAVALVLHFVGTDHPVGAVLLNMAVFGAVISYVLQMLSFIVLRFRFPKLPRPYRSPLGVPGAVVALVIATITLVTLFIVDPVYRLVVIGAAIWYALGLVYFAVHARKQLVYSPEEDFAEHAAQIEAAQAEDGA from the coding sequence GTGGAGCACGATGAGCGAGGGGTCAGCTACGAGAAGGTCGACGCGGCGTACTTCGCCGAGCGCGGATTGAAGCGCTACGCGCGCGTCTGGTCGCTCTGGGCGCTCGGCGTCGGCGCGGTGATCAGCGGCGACTTCTTCGGGTGGAACTTCGGCCTCGCCTCCGGCGGCTTCGGCGGGATGCTCGTGGCCACCGGGATCATCACCGTGATGTACGCGGGGCTCTGCTTCTCGATCGCGGAGATGTCCCCCGCGCTGCCCCACACCGGCGGCGCCTACTCCTTCGCGCGCACCGCGATGGGCCCCTGGGGCGCGTTCGTCACCGGGCTCGCCGAGAACATGGAGTACATCCTGACGCCGGCCGTCATCGTCGTGGCCATCGGCAGCTACCTCGGCGCCATCTTCGGCACGCCGGACCACCTCGACCCGCTGTGGTGGCTCCTGGCGTACGGGGTCTTCGTCGGGCTCAACGTCTTCGGCGTCGAGGCGAGCTTCCGCTTCACGGTGGTGATCACCTTCGTGGCGCTCGGCATCCTCGTGCTCTTCTACGTCACGGCCATCCCGCACTTCGACCTGTCGCGCGCGCTCGACATCCCGGCCGCCGAGGGCGGCGACGCGTGGTTCCCGCAGGGCTGGGGCGGCGTGCTCGGCGCGCTCCCCTTCGCGATCTGGTTCTACCTCGCGATCGAGGAGCTCCCGCTCGCGGCCGAGGAGGCGCACGACCCGGTGAGGGACATGCCGAAGGGCATCCTGCTCGGGCTGCTCACGCTCGTGATCGCGGCGTTCCTGACCCTGGTGATGAACACCGCGATCGCGCCCGGGGCCAACGCCATCGCCGCGAGCGAGGAGCCGCTCCTGGTCGGCCTCCAGACCACGCTCGGCGAGGGCGTGGCCTCGTGGCTGGCGCTCTTCGCGGTGGCGGGGCTCGTCGCGAGCTTCCACACGATCGTCTTCGCCTACGGCCGGCAGATCTACTCGCTCTCGCGCGCGGGCTACTTCCCCCGCTGGCTCAGCAAGACCCACCCCGTCCGCAAGACCCCGCACGTCGCGCTGATCGCGGGCGCCACCCTCGGGTTCGCGGTCGCGCTGGTCCTGCACTTCGTCGGCACCGACCACCCGGTCGGCGCGGTGCTGCTCAACATGGCCGTCTTCGGCGCGGTGATCTCCTACGTGCTGCAGATGCTCTCGTTCATCGTGCTGCGGTTTCGCTTCCCCAAGCTGCCGCGGCCCTATCGCAGCCCGCTCGGGGTGCCGGGCGCGGTCGTCGCGCTGGTGATCGCGACGATCACGCTGGTGACGCTGTTCATCGTCGACCCGGTCTACCGGCTCGTCGTGATCGGCGCCGCCATCTGGTACGCGCTCGGGCTCGTGTACTTCGCGGTGCACGCCCGCAAGCAGCTCGTCTACTCGCCCGAGGAGGATTTCGCCGAGCACGCCGCGCAGATCGAGGCGGCGCAGGCCGAAGACGGCGCGTGA